One segment of Drosophila ananassae strain 14024-0371.13 chromosome 3R, ASM1763931v2, whole genome shotgun sequence DNA contains the following:
- the LOC6497319 gene encoding FAST kinase domain-containing protein 1, mitochondrial isoform X2, whose amino-acid sequence MYLNYISRAQWKYFRHLLQMRHMRLLAGKHTNLTARLPLQGVSLPAFAAEGPLQRRLYSFESDDPMDATITRSSSDLDPLLKRLAEAPTIDSVLDVMINNAMQHTHIVEGISILWQHYQGVDQPDRSALTERLLQSILPLLEPHINQLDVDELSRTYLYLRKMHIPNCNPAVEAVLMRALLLVNNQVDKDNPVPLTALSRLSVGINLERDFFTPLVCRNFVHYLENHIAQCRSEEQVRLLSTCLFQLHMIVDEELLNSFKLKVIQLIDENVLSHETPKALLKVIHMLNIPVWSQEHTQLIRKIMLVLEPCIPQLDPGDLKSVCRTFLHHQEPAELASSLKESSEKLLKEEASADALSCLVPFATPLERDKYTQRFRELLHSEEAWLLPNASGHFFSVLRALKIADLKFCNTYWSGVVRELDSCAEEQTHLRFLRHCQRYMNFNNNLGGTYRHFEVEKKLSHMCMSAMEEDISGRLPTKFARLAAFVLAYGHTPFSWKKFPNVLLSKLLAMAPQLDINECFLLSRGMQIACELRFRQHLPSLASMQLATMDNVLISCAERHLARADEEPLSASDLSMIVRTLSHRKSLKNTVVYNKSLSLYKSLHCKDLSSRVVRDMAYNFNASQFLVPELLESMFGYISEQHKHVTGDTVEKVLTCSYNLGYTPTSLEVLEHASEVLIRDFDQMSGLAIVQACLALCFYKSIPEELINRIFCVKFIQRIEDEIQVCYSKATYPERVLNLVMQLNRTVCLDLPEANVPWFQQNYIEAQMSKRPLQSTAFSKDVKELLEKILKDKNHFRCNHTTPYGYQIDFVIHFDRDRKPIPAPPVEATMLDRITKVAILLLRLDSFCENDLTALRGPESLKMKHLEMMGYKVLQINEHDWNSKYMAAPGAKANYLKCLLQISN is encoded by the exons ATGTATCTGAACTATATTTCACGCGCACAATGGAAATACTTTCGACATCTTCTGCAAATGCGCCATATGAGACTGCTGGCAGGGAAGCACACAAATCTCACGGCAAGACTGCCTCTCCAAGGCGTCTCTCTACCGGCGTTTGCAGCAGAAGGCCCACTGCAGCGAAGACTCTACAGCTTCGAGAGCGATGATCCAATGGATGCTACAATCACAAGGAGTTCTTCAGACCTGGACCCACTTCTAAAGCGACTAGCAGAGGCGCCAACAATTGACAGTGTTTTGGATGTCATGATCAACAATGCCATGCAGCACACCCACATTGTGGAGGGAATCTCGATTTTGTGGCAGCATTATCAGGGCGTGGATCAGCCAGACAGAAGTGCCCTCACGGAGCGCCTACTACAGAGTATACTGCCTCTGCTGGAACCTCACATAAACCAACTAGACGTCGACGAACTTAGTCGAACCTACCTCTACCTCCGCAAGATGCACATACCCAACTGCAATCCTGCAGTCGAGGCAGTTCTAATGCGAGCGCTTCTTCTGGTAAACAACCAGGTGGACAAGGACAACCCAGTGCCTCTGACCGCCCTATCCCGACTGTCAGTGGGTATCAACCTGGAACGTGACTTCTTTACTCCTCTCGTTTGTAGGAACTTTGTCCACTATCTGGAGAATCACATCGCTCAGTGCCGCAGTGAAGAGCAGGTCCGCCTGCTGTCCACTTGTCTATTCCAGCTTCACATGATTGTCGATGAGGAACTGCTCAATAGCTTTAAGCTAAAAGTGATTCAATTGATAGACGAAAATGTCCTCAGCCATGAAACTCCAAAGGCTCTGCTCAAAGTGATCCACATGTTGAATATTCCAGTGTGGTCCCAAGAGCACACTCAGCTTATCAGAAAGATCATGCTGGTCCTGGAGCCATGCATTCCTCAGCTAGATCCCGGTGACTTGAAAAGCGTTTGTCGGACCTTTTTGCACCACCAAGAGCCAGCGGAACTGGCGAGTTCTCTAAAGGAGTCTTCGGAAAAGCTCTTAAAGGAGGAGGCCTCGGCAGACGCTCTCTCCTGCCTAGTACCCTTTGCTACTCCGCTGGAAAGGGACAAGTACACGCAACGCTTTCGAGAACTCCTGCACTCGGAAGAAGCCTGGCTGCTTCCCAATGCCAGTGGCCACTTTTTTAGCGTGCTACGTGCACTGAAGATCGCCGACCTTAAGTTCTGCAACACCTACTGGTCAGGTGTCGTACGGGAGTTGGATTCGTGCGCGGAGGAGCAGACGCATCTGCGATTTCTGAGACACTGTCAACGCTATATGAACTTCAATAACAACCTGGGAGGAACGTATCGCCATTTCGAGGTGGAAAAGAAGCTGAGTCATATGTGCATGAGCGCCATGGAGGAAGACATATCGGGTCGGCTACCCACCAAGTTCGCACGCCTGGCCGCCTTTGTCCTGGCGTATGGACACACTCCGTTCTCCTGGAAGAAGTTTCCCAATGTTTTGCTGAGCAAGTTACTGGCTATGGCTCCGCAGCTGGACATCAATGAGTGCTTCCTTCTCAGCAGGGGCATGCAGATAGCTTGCGAACTCCGGTTTCGGCAGCACCTTCCGTCGCTGGCGAGCATGCAACTGGCGACCATGGACAACGTGCTCATCAGCTGCGCTGAGAGGCACCTGGCAAGAGCCGACGAGGAGCCGTTGAGTGCCAGTGATCTTAGCATGATTGTGCGAACGCTGAGCCATCGAAAGT CCCTGAAGAACACAGTGGTCTACAACAAATCCCTGTCGCTATACAAATCTCTGCATTGCAAGGATCTCAGTTCGCGGGTAGTTCGAGACATGGCGTATAATTTTAATGCATCGCAGTTCCTCGTTCCTGAGCTGCTGGAGTCTATGTTTGGCTACATCTCCGAACAGCATAAGCACGTCACGGGAGATACCGTGGAAAAGGTTCTTACTTGTTCCTATAACTTGGGATACACTCCGACCTCCCTGGAGGTTTTGGAACATGCTTCGGAAGTGTTGATAAG GGACTTTGATCAGATGAGCGGGCTGGCGATCGTCCAAGCGTGCCTGGCACTTTGCTTTTACAAATCCATACCGGAGGAGTTGATCAACAGGATATTCTGCGTAAAGTTCATACAGCGCATTGAGGATGAGATACAAGTCTGCTACTCTAAGGCCACCTATCCGGAGCGGGTGCTGAATCTGGTTATGCAGCTGAACCGCACGGTCTGCTTGGATCTTCCCGAGGCGAATGTTCCCTGGTTTCAGCAAAATTATATTGAAGCCCAAATGAGCAAAA GACCCTTGCAGTCAACTGCGTTTAGTAAAGATGTGAAGGAGTTATTGGAGAAAATACTCAAGGATAAAAATCATTTCCGTTGCAATCACACGACTCCTTACGGCTACCAAATAGACTTTGTGATACATTTCGATCGGGATAGGAAACCAATACCAGCGCCTCCTGTGGAGGCCACCATGTTGGATCGCATAACCAA AGTGGCTATACTTCTCCTTAGGTTAGACTCCTTTTGCGAGAATGACCTCACAGCTCTGCGAGGACCCGAGTCTTTGAAGATGAAACATCTGGAAATGATGGGCTACAAAGTTCTGCAGATCAACGAACACGACTGGAACTCCAAGTACATGGCGGCACCAGGTGCCAAGGCCAACTATTTAAAGTGCTTGTTACAGATTTCCAACTAG
- the LOC6497319 gene encoding FAST kinase domain-containing protein 1, mitochondrial isoform X1: MYLNYISRAQWKYFRHLLQMRHMRLLAGKHTNLTARLPLQGVSLPAFAAEGPLQRRLYSFESDDPMDATITRSSSDLDPLLKRLAEAPTIDSVLDVMINNAMQHTHIVEGISILWQHYQGVDQPDRSALTERLLQSILPLLEPHINQLDVDELSRTYLYLRKMHIPNCNPAVEAVLMRALLLVNNQVDKDNPVPLTALSRLSVGINLERDFFTPLVCRNFVHYLENHIAQCRSEEQVRLLSTCLFQLHMIVDEELLNSFKLKVIQLIDENVLSHETPKALLKVIHMLNIPVWSQEHTQLIRKIMLVLEPCIPQLDPGDLKSVCRTFLHHQEPAELASSLKESSEKLLKEEASADALSCLVPFATPLERDKYTQRFRELLHSEEAWLLPNASGHFFSVLRALKIADLKFCNTYWSGVVRELDSCAEEQTHLRFLRHCQRYMNFNNNLGGTYRHFEVEKKLSHMCMSAMEEDISGRLPTKFARLAAFVLAYGHTPFSWKKFPNVLLSKLLAMAPQLDINECFLLSRGMQIACELRFRQHLPSLASMQLATMDNVLISCAERHLARADEEPLSASDLSMIVRTLSHRKCKALKNTVVYNKSLSLYKSLHCKDLSSRVVRDMAYNFNASQFLVPELLESMFGYISEQHKHVTGDTVEKVLTCSYNLGYTPTSLEVLEHASEVLIRDFDQMSGLAIVQACLALCFYKSIPEELINRIFCVKFIQRIEDEIQVCYSKATYPERVLNLVMQLNRTVCLDLPEANVPWFQQNYIEAQMSKRPLQSTAFSKDVKELLEKILKDKNHFRCNHTTPYGYQIDFVIHFDRDRKPIPAPPVEATMLDRITKVAILLLRLDSFCENDLTALRGPESLKMKHLEMMGYKVLQINEHDWNSKYMAAPGAKANYLKCLLQISN, translated from the exons ATGTATCTGAACTATATTTCACGCGCACAATGGAAATACTTTCGACATCTTCTGCAAATGCGCCATATGAGACTGCTGGCAGGGAAGCACACAAATCTCACGGCAAGACTGCCTCTCCAAGGCGTCTCTCTACCGGCGTTTGCAGCAGAAGGCCCACTGCAGCGAAGACTCTACAGCTTCGAGAGCGATGATCCAATGGATGCTACAATCACAAGGAGTTCTTCAGACCTGGACCCACTTCTAAAGCGACTAGCAGAGGCGCCAACAATTGACAGTGTTTTGGATGTCATGATCAACAATGCCATGCAGCACACCCACATTGTGGAGGGAATCTCGATTTTGTGGCAGCATTATCAGGGCGTGGATCAGCCAGACAGAAGTGCCCTCACGGAGCGCCTACTACAGAGTATACTGCCTCTGCTGGAACCTCACATAAACCAACTAGACGTCGACGAACTTAGTCGAACCTACCTCTACCTCCGCAAGATGCACATACCCAACTGCAATCCTGCAGTCGAGGCAGTTCTAATGCGAGCGCTTCTTCTGGTAAACAACCAGGTGGACAAGGACAACCCAGTGCCTCTGACCGCCCTATCCCGACTGTCAGTGGGTATCAACCTGGAACGTGACTTCTTTACTCCTCTCGTTTGTAGGAACTTTGTCCACTATCTGGAGAATCACATCGCTCAGTGCCGCAGTGAAGAGCAGGTCCGCCTGCTGTCCACTTGTCTATTCCAGCTTCACATGATTGTCGATGAGGAACTGCTCAATAGCTTTAAGCTAAAAGTGATTCAATTGATAGACGAAAATGTCCTCAGCCATGAAACTCCAAAGGCTCTGCTCAAAGTGATCCACATGTTGAATATTCCAGTGTGGTCCCAAGAGCACACTCAGCTTATCAGAAAGATCATGCTGGTCCTGGAGCCATGCATTCCTCAGCTAGATCCCGGTGACTTGAAAAGCGTTTGTCGGACCTTTTTGCACCACCAAGAGCCAGCGGAACTGGCGAGTTCTCTAAAGGAGTCTTCGGAAAAGCTCTTAAAGGAGGAGGCCTCGGCAGACGCTCTCTCCTGCCTAGTACCCTTTGCTACTCCGCTGGAAAGGGACAAGTACACGCAACGCTTTCGAGAACTCCTGCACTCGGAAGAAGCCTGGCTGCTTCCCAATGCCAGTGGCCACTTTTTTAGCGTGCTACGTGCACTGAAGATCGCCGACCTTAAGTTCTGCAACACCTACTGGTCAGGTGTCGTACGGGAGTTGGATTCGTGCGCGGAGGAGCAGACGCATCTGCGATTTCTGAGACACTGTCAACGCTATATGAACTTCAATAACAACCTGGGAGGAACGTATCGCCATTTCGAGGTGGAAAAGAAGCTGAGTCATATGTGCATGAGCGCCATGGAGGAAGACATATCGGGTCGGCTACCCACCAAGTTCGCACGCCTGGCCGCCTTTGTCCTGGCGTATGGACACACTCCGTTCTCCTGGAAGAAGTTTCCCAATGTTTTGCTGAGCAAGTTACTGGCTATGGCTCCGCAGCTGGACATCAATGAGTGCTTCCTTCTCAGCAGGGGCATGCAGATAGCTTGCGAACTCCGGTTTCGGCAGCACCTTCCGTCGCTGGCGAGCATGCAACTGGCGACCATGGACAACGTGCTCATCAGCTGCGCTGAGAGGCACCTGGCAAGAGCCGACGAGGAGCCGTTGAGTGCCAGTGATCTTAGCATGATTGTGCGAACGCTGAGCCATCGAAAGTGTAAGG CCCTGAAGAACACAGTGGTCTACAACAAATCCCTGTCGCTATACAAATCTCTGCATTGCAAGGATCTCAGTTCGCGGGTAGTTCGAGACATGGCGTATAATTTTAATGCATCGCAGTTCCTCGTTCCTGAGCTGCTGGAGTCTATGTTTGGCTACATCTCCGAACAGCATAAGCACGTCACGGGAGATACCGTGGAAAAGGTTCTTACTTGTTCCTATAACTTGGGATACACTCCGACCTCCCTGGAGGTTTTGGAACATGCTTCGGAAGTGTTGATAAG GGACTTTGATCAGATGAGCGGGCTGGCGATCGTCCAAGCGTGCCTGGCACTTTGCTTTTACAAATCCATACCGGAGGAGTTGATCAACAGGATATTCTGCGTAAAGTTCATACAGCGCATTGAGGATGAGATACAAGTCTGCTACTCTAAGGCCACCTATCCGGAGCGGGTGCTGAATCTGGTTATGCAGCTGAACCGCACGGTCTGCTTGGATCTTCCCGAGGCGAATGTTCCCTGGTTTCAGCAAAATTATATTGAAGCCCAAATGAGCAAAA GACCCTTGCAGTCAACTGCGTTTAGTAAAGATGTGAAGGAGTTATTGGAGAAAATACTCAAGGATAAAAATCATTTCCGTTGCAATCACACGACTCCTTACGGCTACCAAATAGACTTTGTGATACATTTCGATCGGGATAGGAAACCAATACCAGCGCCTCCTGTGGAGGCCACCATGTTGGATCGCATAACCAA AGTGGCTATACTTCTCCTTAGGTTAGACTCCTTTTGCGAGAATGACCTCACAGCTCTGCGAGGACCCGAGTCTTTGAAGATGAAACATCTGGAAATGATGGGCTACAAAGTTCTGCAGATCAACGAACACGACTGGAACTCCAAGTACATGGCGGCACCAGGTGCCAAGGCCAACTATTTAAAGTGCTTGTTACAGATTTCCAACTAG